From one Labeo rohita strain BAU-BD-2019 chromosome 8, IGBB_LRoh.1.0, whole genome shotgun sequence genomic stretch:
- the LOC127169285 gene encoding uncharacterized protein LOC127169285 — translation MNRTSVKRSKSKQKSETGKRFNKKSKVAADPDSENIPPCSTPSQNKYVREHVRKILAHTPSHLNVTASAEQGSPVSAPTISQTSVKGNLSITQNFTVLLQNPSNGYSLPEDHSDVKVGTYDDYQILPSHNTEQVPQKCKSSHRRRHLSFKTCLEQHTLTLAEVKKDTNHLREVTVAGKILDFQPAISILENEEGIHYSHYILYDTTAKVHLSLAEKFIVTLNQWYIFKSLSICDFGKGNVLCSTELTTLEPFTPLADNLQESEETVISGKVTEALLTFEYICSCGAMLSLSNTKLFRIKCNKCRKSCRCENVQNRAKANVTIKQPNETYQRVVLNDALLHSIVSFKREGYCDSQQLEDRLLKAERMIVVCVDDEPRRVEIEAVEQTKDVAKKSFFSRWCVMM, via the exons ATGAACAGAACGTCTGTTAAAAGAtctaaaagcaaacaaaaatcaGAAACAGGAAAACGTTTTAATAAAAAGTCCAAAG TTGCAGCAGACCCTGATTCAGAAAACATACCTCCTTGTTCAACTCCTTCGCAAAATAAATATG TAAGGGAGCATGTAAGAAAAATTTTAGCTCATACTCcttcacatttaaatgtgaCTGCTTCAGCGGAACAAGGAAGTCCAGTCAGTGCTCCAACAATTAGCCAGACAAGTGTGAAAGGAAACCTATCTATAACTCAAAACT TTACAGTGCTCTTGCAGAATCCATCTAATGGTTATTCTTTGCCTGAG GATCACTCAGACGTAAAAGTGGGGACGTATGATGACTATCAGATTCTGCCTTCACACAACACTGAACA GGTccctcaaaaatgtaaaagctcTCATCGTCGGAGACACTTGTCCTTCAAAACTTGTCTGGAGCAACATACTTTAACTCTTGCAGAGGTGAAAAAGGACACAAATCACTTAAGAGAg GTTACTGTTGCTGGAAAGATTTTGGACTTTCAGCCTGCAATCAGCATTCTGGAGAATGAAGAAGGGATACATTATTCTCATTATATCCTGTATGATACCACTGCAAAAGTTCACTTGAGTTTAGCTGAGAAGTTTATTGTAACCCTCAATCAGtggtatatatttaaaagtctTTCCATCTGTGACTTTGGCAAGGGAAATGTGCTTTGTTCAACCGAACTCACAACACTGGAGCCATTTACTCCTTTAGCAGACAATCTACAGGAGTCTGAAGAGACTGTCATCTCAGGGAAGGTCACTGAGGCATTACTGACCTTTGAATATATCTGTTCATGTGGTGccatgctctctctctctaatacCAAATTGTTCCGTATTAAATGCAACAAGTGCAGAAAAAGCTGCAGGTGtgaaaatgttcaaaacagAGCCAAGGCCAATGTAACCATCAAACAGCCCAATGAAACATACCAGAGAGTGGTGTTAAATGATGCACTGCTGCACTCCATTGTCAGCTTTAAGAGAGAGGGATACTGTGACAGTCAGCAGCTAGAGGACCGTCTGCTGAAAGCTGAGAGAATGATTGTAGTCTGTGTGGATGATGAGCCTCGGCGTGTGGAAATAGAAGCAGTGGAACAAACAAAGGATGtggcaaaaaaatcatttttttctagATGGTGTGTCATGATGTGA